A region of Candidatus Coatesbacteria bacterium DNA encodes the following proteins:
- the bamA gene encoding outer membrane protein assembly factor BamA, with product MRRTPPWKCSRPGVLVLSCLALLGAANVVAAQGAPVIRALEVRGNEIYDDAYIFERLSSRVGQPLSPATVAADIERLFSEAGFENIEVLTEPYAEGVKLVFIVEERPTVDRISFVGVEELDADTVSETIAAYLKAGEPLDPAAINEIVNAVEAQGEEAGLIRCEVTPEYTELDNGRVEVKFVVEEGSEIWIRSIEIEGNTAYTDWEIRNLFMELSEDEFWNASTLDLQTLEDDMAGIVDGYNAGGFINARVEDYELSFSEEGDEVDILVTVHEGERYYFGGVTFEGHTILSENQIRRRMRLMPGDVLDLSAYDQSVADIKDDYWEYGYVFMEIDEQTEIDDDSNRVVYHWVFDEGEPATVGELTIVGNTYTKDKVIRREFTVYPGEIFNGKAFRRSLERVFNLQYFENVIPEWDVDPETREIDLTVRVVEREGTTKISVGAAYSTQEGLMGTFSVSWINFDAAALPAFWKAKGGGQSVTLEAEIGGSSDNYRFSFLEPWFLDTETAVGAGVYTSSLRSVFRYEKRTFGFYGLVGRPLGDDANWRLRYDYSETNLDPFDDASEAVQSAGGSYVTSAIQLSLNHDTRNNYFFPSSGSRQFLSFEVGGGYLGGDVDYYKITGYTTAYFPSFWKFALAARVRASYVAPYGDTDSVPVYERFYVGGNDVRGHQDYDLSPRDENDKLLGGTFEFYYNLEYRFPISERFVFGFLFFDSGYCWEKITDIDLADLGYGFGLGVRIDVPMVGLMGFDYGWSPELPEGRLHFSIENTF from the coding sequence GTGAGACGAACCCCCCCCTGGAAATGCAGTCGACCCGGTGTCCTCGTACTGAGCTGCCTCGCCCTCCTCGGCGCGGCGAACGTCGTCGCGGCCCAGGGGGCGCCGGTGATCCGGGCCCTCGAGGTGCGCGGCAACGAGATCTACGACGACGCCTACATCTTTGAGCGCCTCTCCAGCCGGGTCGGTCAGCCCCTCTCCCCGGCCACCGTCGCCGCCGACATCGAACGCCTGTTTTCCGAGGCTGGCTTCGAGAATATCGAGGTCCTCACCGAGCCCTACGCCGAGGGCGTCAAGCTGGTGTTCATTGTCGAGGAGCGCCCCACCGTCGACCGCATCTCCTTCGTCGGTGTCGAGGAGTTGGACGCCGACACCGTCAGCGAGACCATCGCCGCCTACCTCAAGGCCGGCGAGCCCCTGGACCCGGCGGCGATCAACGAGATCGTCAACGCCGTCGAGGCCCAGGGCGAGGAGGCCGGGCTGATCCGCTGCGAGGTGACCCCGGAGTACACCGAGCTGGACAACGGCCGCGTCGAGGTCAAGTTCGTCGTCGAAGAGGGCTCGGAAATCTGGATCCGCAGCATCGAAATCGAAGGCAACACCGCCTATACCGACTGGGAGATCCGCAACCTGTTCATGGAACTGTCCGAGGACGAGTTCTGGAACGCCTCGACCCTGGACCTGCAGACCCTCGAAGACGACATGGCCGGCATCGTCGACGGCTACAACGCCGGCGGCTTCATCAACGCCCGGGTCGAGGACTACGAGCTGAGCTTCAGCGAAGAGGGCGACGAGGTCGACATCCTGGTCACCGTCCACGAAGGCGAGCGTTACTACTTCGGCGGTGTCACCTTCGAGGGGCACACCATTCTCTCCGAGAACCAGATCCGCCGGCGGATGCGCCTGATGCCCGGCGACGTCCTCGATCTGAGCGCTTACGATCAGTCCGTCGCCGACATCAAGGACGACTACTGGGAGTACGGTTACGTCTTCATGGAGATCGACGAGCAGACCGAGATCGACGATGACTCCAACCGCGTCGTCTACCACTGGGTCTTCGACGAGGGTGAACCGGCCACCGTCGGCGAGCTGACCATCGTCGGCAACACCTACACCAAGGACAAGGTCATCCGGCGCGAGTTCACCGTCTACCCCGGCGAGATCTTCAACGGCAAGGCCTTCCGCCGTTCCCTGGAGCGGGTCTTCAACCTGCAGTACTTCGAGAACGTCATCCCGGAATGGGACGTCGATCCGGAAACCCGGGAGATCGACCTGACCGTCCGCGTCGTCGAGCGCGAGGGAACGACGAAGATCTCCGTCGGCGCCGCCTACTCGACCCAGGAGGGCCTGATGGGCACCTTCAGCGTCTCCTGGATCAATTTCGACGCCGCGGCCCTGCCCGCCTTCTGGAAGGCCAAGGGCGGCGGTCAGTCGGTGACCCTGGAGGCCGAGATCGGCGGCTCCAGCGATAACTACCGCTTCAGCTTCCTCGAGCCCTGGTTTTTGGACACCGAGACCGCCGTCGGTGCCGGAGTCTACACCAGCAGCTTGCGCAGCGTCTTCCGCTACGAGAAGAGAACCTTCGGCTTCTACGGCCTGGTCGGCCGACCCCTGGGGGACGACGCCAACTGGCGTCTGCGCTACGACTACTCGGAGACCAACCTCGACCCCTTCGACGACGCCAGCGAGGCCGTCCAGAGCGCCGGCGGCAGCTATGTCACCAGCGCGATCCAGCTGTCGTTGAACCACGACACCCGCAACAACTACTTCTTCCCCAGCTCGGGCTCGCGCCAGTTCCTCAGCTTCGAGGTCGGCGGCGGCTACCTCGGCGGCGATGTCGACTACTACAAGATCACCGGCTACACCACGGCCTACTTCCCCAGCTTCTGGAAGTTCGCCCTGGCCGCCCGGGTGCGGGCCAGCTACGTCGCCCCCTACGGTGATACGGACAGTGTCCCCGTCTACGAGCGCTTCTACGTCGGCGGCAACGACGTCCGCGGCCACCAGGACTACGACCTCTCGCCCCGCGACGAGAACGACAAGCTCCTCGGCGGCACCTTCGAGTTCTACTACAACCTCGAGTACCGCTTCCCCATCTCCGAGCGCTTCGTCTTCGGTTTTCTGTTCTTCGATTCCGGCTACTGCTGGGAGAAGATCACCGACATTGACCTGGCCGACCTGGGCTACGGCTTCGGCCTGGGCGTACGCATCGACGTGCCGATGGTCGGTTTGATGGGCTTCGACTACGGCTGGAGCCCCGAGCTGCCCGAGGGCCGGCTGCATTTCTCCATCGAGAATACCTTCTAG
- a CDS encoding cation-binding protein, whose translation MQPIGPLMIEHRLIERFITVIEDELQALRGGQAPDVALLREAVDFFRTYADRTHHGKEEDILFRALEKKELTEEQRRMMAELTAEHARGRELVDRLEAAAGEGDVDGITAVLDELIDFYPLHIFKEDRKFFRPVMEHFTDDEMRTLLMRMKTFDQGMIHEKYTRLVEVHEEHEEEEDERG comes from the coding sequence ATGCAGCCCATCGGCCCCCTGATGATCGAACATCGCCTGATCGAGCGTTTCATCACGGTGATCGAGGATGAGCTGCAAGCCCTCCGGGGAGGGCAGGCCCCCGACGTCGCCCTGCTGCGCGAGGCCGTCGATTTCTTCCGCACCTACGCCGACCGGACCCATCACGGCAAGGAGGAGGACATCCTCTTCCGGGCCCTGGAGAAGAAGGAGTTGACGGAAGAGCAGCGGCGGATGATGGCCGAGCTCACTGCGGAGCACGCCCGGGGCCGGGAGCTGGTCGACCGGCTGGAGGCGGCCGCCGGGGAGGGGGACGTCGATGGAATCACCGCCGTCCTCGACGAACTCATCGACTTCTACCCCCTGCACATCTTCAAGGAAGACCGCAAGTTCTTCCGTCCGGTGATGGAGCACTTCACCGACGATGAGATGCGGACCCTGCTCATGCGGATGAAAACCTTCGACCAGGGGATGATCCACGAGAAGTACACCCGGCTGGTCGAGGTGCATGAGGAACATGAGGAAGAAGAGGATGAGCGGGGCTGA
- a CDS encoding SPFH/Band 7/PHB domain protein, which yields MIIERFGEYKRTLKSGLHLIVPIVDKPRKVVWRMHKSVRGRTYVQRITTERIDLREQVYDFPAQAVITKDNVRMQVNALLYFQITDPIKALYEIQDLPQAIEKLTQTTMRNVMGELDLDETLISRDLINNKLRIVLDEATDKWGVKVNRVELQDITPPPEIEAAMQKQSTAERERRATILEAEGEKKSAILRAEGDRESRIARAEGMKQEAILEAEGYRQRQRLEAQGDADALRLRAEGEYDAITKVKDAVGPQVAPNYLIAVKYLTTLNAVSQGEANKIFFPFELTNVLGSVGTLTEMFRGGGAG from the coding sequence ATGATCATCGAGCGCTTCGGTGAGTACAAGCGCACGCTCAAGAGCGGCCTGCACCTGATCGTGCCGATCGTCGACAAGCCGCGCAAGGTCGTCTGGCGCATGCACAAGAGCGTCCGCGGCCGCACCTACGTCCAGCGGATCACCACCGAGCGGATCGACCTGCGCGAGCAGGTCTACGACTTCCCCGCCCAGGCCGTGATCACCAAGGACAACGTCCGCATGCAGGTCAACGCCCTGCTGTACTTCCAGATCACCGATCCGATCAAGGCGCTCTACGAGATCCAGGACCTGCCCCAGGCCATCGAAAAGCTGACCCAGACCACGATGCGTAACGTGATGGGTGAGCTGGACCTCGACGAGACCCTGATCAGCCGCGATCTGATCAACAACAAGCTGCGCATCGTCCTCGACGAGGCCACCGACAAGTGGGGCGTCAAGGTCAACCGCGTCGAGCTGCAGGACATCACCCCGCCGCCCGAGATCGAAGCCGCCATGCAGAAGCAGTCCACCGCCGAGCGTGAGCGTCGCGCCACGATCCTCGAGGCCGAGGGTGAAAAGAAATCGGCCATCCTGCGCGCCGAGGGTGACCGTGAAAGCCGCATCGCCCGTGCCGAGGGTATGAAGCAGGAGGCCATCCTCGAGGCCGAGGGCTACCGTCAGCGCCAGCGCCTGGAGGCCCAGGGCGACGCCGACGCGCTGCGCCTGCGCGCCGAGGGTGAGTACGACGCCATCACCAAGGTCAAGGACGCCGTCGGACCGCAGGTGGCGCCCAACTACCTCATCGCCGTCAAGTACCTCACCACCCTCAACGCCGTCAGCCAGGGCGAGGCCAACAAGATCTTCTTCCCCTTCGAACTCACCAACGTGCTGGGCAGCGTCGGTACCCTGACCGAGATGTTCCGCGGCGGCGGCGCCGGCTAA